tttatactgtatacatatatatatgtatatgtatatatatatacacattaggGGTGGACGAagtatttgattattaatttgattataaaaagtcAATGTGACTATTCTCAATTATATTAAAACAGATACAAAACATTGTTCTACTCTACTGActaatttgtggtgcatctattGTCAcaaagtggcagcagcagcaagcattttGGTCAGTACACTCCAGAGGTGatgaaattgaattgaagttCTTGAATGCACTGTACGTTGACATAGCTCCTCTGAGCCCAACACGCTGTAGAAACGGCAGAGGACAAGAAATGAACCAGGATCTTTGAATGCATATTGTTCTGCCGCTCTTTGCTCACCacgctgtgaaccctgcattactttcactagctctcatgcactgAGTTAATAGCATTCAAATGTTCAAATAGCAATTATCCAAGTCCAAGTTACATGCAAATAGACAAGGCAAGTTGAAATGTATATACAAGCAAAAAAGACCAAACTCCTGTGCTTCTCAAAGCTTTCTGGATCAATGAGTTTTATACTATTTAACCTCATAAACTGAACAATTTTTTTGAGATGAGCCTCAATATGGATGACATGTTTTTTACttaagttatttttgttataaGTTGTTATAAGAACCTACCTGTGCCAGGGTTGACCCGTAAAGCGTGCCAGGAGGAACCCCAGGCTGAAACCAATAAAAGGGTAGATTGTGCCGATAATCCATAGAGCAGGAGCAATAATCCAGGAGGACTGGTACAGGATTCCTCCAACCACAGCGATGATGAGTATGAGAGCAAAGCCTGCAATGGACCCCACCTGTGTCCAGACGGCATATcattattttgtcatgtttatatttcatgttaaggtatacatatatttaatcTGCTGCTACTATTGTATTTTCTTAATCGTATTCCTTATTTTCCTCCTGAGTGTTATTTTAACTCTGAAGGAGCAAATGTAGCGCACCCAATTTCCGTACGGTATTAATAAACCATTCTAATTCTGATAACCATGCACACTTTTTTCATTAGGAAAGGGCCATGTCAGTGTATATAAAAGTAAGTATTCTTACCTTGAGGATCTTCTTTGCTATGCGGGGCCACCTGGTTTTAAAATACATCCCCAAGGCAATAGGAACAAGAAGACCCACGAGAGTGATAGCTGCCGAGacacaatttcatttcattttcaaaatttcAATCCTCACAATCCAGTTTTATGATTATCAAACAATAACACTTTTTACTCTatgtcgtgtataaaacaaacaaacaaaaaaactcaatgAAATAACATGTCACATCATATGGTTGTCTTACAATTGTAACACATATATGGGCTGGTGATTAACTATGAGAAATTGTTGTAATTACCAATACTGTCAAATGGGATCTTGATGCTGCCAGAATCAACCCAGGTGGTGGTGTAAATCAGCAGACAGAGAGGCATCATCCCCAAGGCTAAGATGGAGGAACAGGCAGTCATGCTGATACTGAGGAGGAAAGGACATGGCATCGTGGAGGTCAAACAAATTATTTAGCACCATAATGTTTgcagtatatgtatattaaatataagAGGGAGGCCATGTCTGAGAATGATTGCTTACGTAGTCCGAACTTGTTATGGTGCCTTTCAACTCACGGTCAATACTGAACCAAAgcttgatttaaaaagattatATAATTGCATTTATATTTCTCCCAAATCCCCAAACCATCAACGTCCATCAAAATTTGAAAGTTAAAACAAGGAATGACAGGAAAACCAAGTGTGTTCAGGCTCCACAAATTTTTAAAAATCGTGTTATTCACTGGTTATTGTTACCATTATGGCTAGGTTCACTGACTAGCAAGTGAATACTTGATTCACAAATTATGTTATATTGCACATTGTGCACTGAAAGACTGTAGAAAAGTTGTAAAAACACACTTCTGTCTTAccattgtctttatttttttaacttgagGCCTAAGGACTTAGAATTAGTTGTGGACTGGATATTGCAACTTCAGCCTCTGAGTACAACTCTCTTTCCACTTCCACTGTCTGAAAACATCAGTTGAGACTAGCATGTtcactttgatttgttttatccATCCATTTGTTTCAAACCCATGATTTTATgcattattcatttgttttcattcattttacacaGATGGGCACACATTTATTTGCATTGTATACAGTAAATTAACAATTATTTCATCCGTGTTAAATATTCATCTCTCCAAATTTTCTTGGTTGTGCAAAGCAGCTATCAAATAAGTTTGTGCTGCATAAATACACATTCACccacttttttaaagatgacaaatcaTTGCAACCCAATTCACAATATGAATTGAGACAGGGCAGATTTGCAcataatgtaacatttctgattcatttatttttttttacatccatttCTTTAACGCATACTGATATTTGGAATAGAAAAAGACAATTCAACAAGATGCATATGTTTAATAAATCATCTACATCTTCACTTTATACATGTTATTTATAGTACTAATATAAAGCTAGAAAAGTTTTGTCCAAATGTATTTGGTGACTTCCCAAAAAAATCTCCCTTTGGAAATGAATGGGATGAATGGGTTTTCATGATTTATAGTGTAATATAGTAATGATGATGTGTAGCATGTAAGAGCAGAAGCTCCATCTGTAGTTCACAggagatattttatttttagacttTAAGATGctattacacatttaaatatgcttcttgtttttctttttttacatcaatTATTACAAGCTTTGTATCATTGATTGACAGCCCTAGTCAAATTCTGCCATTAATGCAGATTTAAATTTAGCGTTGCTGCTAATTTGAAATCTGCTATTGTTCATAATTTCTTtggatattattattaatagctGTCCACCGAGAAGCCTCTTATTGCTCTTTCAACCTGGTATATCCCTGGTTGTCTGTTTTATGTCGTTCTGTATGTTCTACtcaaaacaactaaatgttttcaaattcaTATCTTGAATCAGTTTGTGTCATGTCAGATTATAACAAGAAAATGATCTAGAATTTCCATTGGAAAAGGTTTTCAAGCCACACATCATTCACTAACATGATACTGAAACCAACAAACCTGCCTGGTTTCTTACCTAAGGTCCATGTCTCCATCCAGCCAGTAGCAGATAATGTTGGACCCGGAGCCTCCAGGACAGCAgcccatgatgatgatggcgaCAGCCTGCACGGGCAGCACATCAAAGGCCAACGCCAAGGCAAATGCTGTGAAAGGCATGATGCCGAACTGGCAGAGGAAACCAATTATGATGCCCCAGGGTCTCTTGATGTGTCCCAACAGCTTTTTAGCATCCACAGTGCAGCCCATGGAGAACATAACCAAAGCCAGCATCACAGTGAGCACCACGCTCAACACCAGGCTCAGCATTTCATTAAAGTTACTGGGAGGCACAAGGCAGCTTGTGCCTGAACAGACAGCGGCAGAGGAGCCACAGACAGGTGGCACAGTGGCGGACATTGTGGACACTGTGATGGCAGAAGACACAGATAATCAATGTCTCCAAATTTGAGATTGGAGAAGAAAAGTTCCTCTGATTCCAGGACACTGCTCCACGTCCTCCTTGTCCCGTATCGAGGAAGATGACAGTGATCACCGCTCTTTATGCCACACTCATTTCAAATCAGCAGGGAAAAGGTGAAAAAATAGATCAAAAATTAACCAATACTTAATGGTTTATGGGGTCAGTGTTCAGCAACACATGCATATAAAAAGAGAATCATTCTGAAACGTGAAATACGATTGCACCATTGCTCCAACCTTTATTGCTCTTTGTCCTCTTAAAACTTTATTGGGCAGCTATACTATACAGCATCATCATCCTACAATGACAGTGAGGAGTGAAGATGCTTGCAGGACACTCCCTGTATGCACAAAGTATTCATTGTATTCACTCAGCCTGTAAAAATGACACCCTTCGGCCTTtagcattttttaaacattaaatcacAGGATGGATGTAATAAGTAGATGATAAAAGTTTTATGTCGCcataaaaaaaggatttaatgTCACAGTAAAACTATGGAAAACCGAATCCTATAATTTTTATAATTCAATTGAACAGTTGTTCAAAAACGTTTTACTttgatattaaaacaaaacattactaACATGGTTGTGTCAACATTATGgtgctttaaaggtccagtgaaacagttttattgacagaaatgaaatataTACTACCCATAAACATGTCTTTATACGAGTAATtacttaaaaataattaaaaaaaatgaattggttTTCCGagcatttatgtattttagcTGAGGGCATGCTTAACAAAGGTGACCATCTCGTGTCACCATGTTCCTATAGTAGTCCATATGGATAAACTATCCCGACCCAAACCCCTGTCCAAggcacatacacaaaaaaagaataaagtaaaacgtttatatgcaaaaataaacagcagttgtaggtttttgttcctcCACGGCTCACGTGtatatagataaaaatgtgcttcCATTATATCAAAACCAAGGCATTGCCCAACAGGAACATAATAACTTAATAAATTGAAAGGTGGACCAaaaaattatagtttttatttgggtgaTACTGACTTCTAATTATCCAGTATCCAGAGTGTCTGATTGTAACAGAAGCGCATTgcattcacttgaaaaaaagaaattggtttgtttttcttagtaatttatttttttctgtttctcagaGTCATTTTTCCCGTCCCCACAGCTCTGACGACAGGAGGAGGCGGTtg
This genomic interval from Solea solea chromosome 2, fSolSol10.1, whole genome shotgun sequence contains the following:
- the slc10a2 gene encoding ileal sodium/bile acid cotransporter: MTVMKAPESVVRSSHQVPILVMLDSERQFVVEVDASDVGVGAVLSQTAASDQKLHPCAFFSRRLTPAGRNYGNRELLAVKLALEEWRHWFEGTKLPFLVWTDHKNLATHGSNGPGRLFSAGDRDGPLLHDVPTPVVLVQTTPVVSTMSATVPPVCGSSAAVCSGTSCLVPPSNFNEMLSLVLSVVLTVMLALVMFSMGCTVDAKKLLGHIKRPWGIIIGFLCQFGIMPFTAFALALAFDVLPVQAVAIIIMGCCPGGSGSNIICYWLDGDMDLSISMTACSSILALGMMPLCLLIYTTTWVDSGSIKIPFDSIAITLVGLLVPIALGMYFKTRWPRIAKKILKVGSIAGFALILIIAVVGGILYQSSWIIAPALWIIGTIYPFIGFSLGFLLARFTGQPWHRCRTIALETGFQNSQLCSTIIQLSFSSSELEVMFSFPLIYSIFQLVAAVSSVGSYRLYKRFCSRGLADADSEDPPLEADDADPTKEKEYALENGGFEFDGNDNSKEKGKGNTRL